In the Sandaracinaceae bacterium genome, CGCGTCCGGGTCGTCGCGCCGCAGCGCGAGCGCCTGCTTGCCCATTCGAATGGCCCGCTCTGGCTGGCCCATCATGCGCAGCGTCTGCCCCGCACCCACGCGCGCCCCGAGGTACTGCGGCGCGAGCTGCAGCGCCCTCAGGTAGCCGGCCAGGGCCTTGTCCCACGCCTCGCGCTCGAAGTGCGCCGCCCCCAGGAAGTGGAAGGCGTAGGGGTTCTGGGGGTCTTGCAGCGCGACCTCCTCGAAGGCCGCGATGGCTTCGTCGATCTCGCCCTCGTGCAGCAGCTCCACCCCCTCTTCGCAGGCCTCCCAGCGCGCCGCATCGCGCGCGTCCGGCGTGTCGAGAGCGGCGGGGCTGGCCTCGGGGAGGTCGTCGTCGGGGTCGTGCATGGGCCGAGTGTGGACCGCGCGTGCGCGCCTGCAAGTGGGGTACCCTGCCCCGATGTCGCCCTTCCCCGCCTACGCCGCTGCCCTCCGCAACCTGCGCCTGCCGCTCGCGTACGTCGACCTCGCGCGCTTCGACCAGAACGCCGCGGACCTGGTGCAGCGGGTGCGGGCGGGCACCGGGCGGATGCTGCCCATCCGGCCGGCGACCAAGTCCATCCGCTGCGTCACCCTGATGGAGCGCCTCCTCGCGCGAGACGGCTACGCGGGGCTCATGTGCTACAGCGCCGCCGAGGCCGCCTGGCTCTCGCGCGCGCTCAGCCGGCCGACCCACCTGCTGGTGGCCTATCCCACGCTGGAGCCTGCCGACATCCGCGCGTGCCTCGAGGCGTGCGAGGGGGGCGCCGACATCACGCTCATGGTGGATGACCCCGCCCACGTGCGGCTGCTGGGCCGCCTGGCCGAGGACTACGGGCAGACCCTCTCGGTCGCGCTCGACCTGGACATGTCGCTGCGCCTGCCGGGCTTGCACTTCGGCGTGCGCCGCTCGCCCCTACACTCACCGCGCGCCGCGCTGGAGCTGGCGAGCTTGATCGCCGAGCACGACGCCCTGCGTCTGGATGGCGTCATGGGCTACGAGGCGCAGGTAGCCGGGCTGCAGGACGCCGTCCCGAACCAGCGGGCCATGAACGCGGCCATCCGCGTGCTCAAGCGCGCGTCCAACGTGGACCTCCAGAAGCGCCGCGCGGACACCGTGGCAGCCCTGCACCAGGCGGGTCACACGCTGCGCTTCGTGAACGGCGGCGGCACGGGCAGCTTGGAGGCCACCGCACGCGACCGCAGCGTGAGCGAGGTGACGGCGGGGTCGGGCCTCTACAGCCCCACCCTCTTCGACAACTTCTCGCACTTCCAGCACGCGCCCGCGGCGGGCTTCGTGCTCCCTGTGGTGCGCCGCCCCGCGCCGGGCTTCGTGACCTGCCACGGTGGCGGCTACGTCGCGTCGGGCTCTGCGGGCCCGGAGAAGCTGCCTGTGCCCATGTATCCCGAGGGCCTGCGCCTCCTGCCCACGGAGGGCGCCGGGGAGGTGCAGACGCCGCTGCAGCTGGACGCGGGCGTGTCCCTGTCGCCGGGCGACCCCGTGTTCTTCCGGCACGCCAAGGCCGGTGAGCTGTGCGAGCACTTCAACAACCTGGTGCTGCTCGAGCGTGGGCAGGTGGTGGACGAGGTGCCGACCTATCGCGGGCAAGGGCGCAGCTTCCTCTGATCGTGGTAGACAGCGGCATGGTCCTCGAGCTGCCTCCCACTCCAGCCACCCGCCGCATCTTCGTCAACCGCACACTGAACCTCCGCAGCATCGAGGCCATCGGCTTCGACATGGACTACACGCTGGTGCACTACCGGCACGAGGCCTGGGAGCGCGCGGCGTACAACCACGTGCGGCAGCGCCTGCTGGACATGGGCTGGCCCGTGGCGGACCTCGAGTTCGACCCGCAGAAGGCACAGCTGGGCCTGGTGGTGGACCTCGAGCACGGCAACGTGGTGAAGGCCAACCGCTTCGGCTACGTGACGCGCGCCTCGCACGGCACCAAGCGCCTGGAGTTCTCCGAGCAGCGCAAGACCTACTCGCGGGTGCTGGTGGACGTCAGCGACCACCACCGCTGGTACTTCCTGCACACCCTCTTCGCCCTCTCGGAGGCGTGCCTCTTCATGCAGCTGGTGGACCTGCTGGACGCGGGCAAGCTGCCGCGCCCCATGGGCTACGCGGACCTGCACCGGCTCGTGCGCCGCGAGCTCGACGCGACGCACATGGAAGGCACCCTCAAGGCGGAGATCATCGCGGCGCCCGAGCGCTACATCGACGTGGACCCGGACCTGCCGCTGGCGCTCATGGACCTGCGCGCGGCGGGCAAGAAGCTGCTCGTGATCACCAACTCCGAGTGGTCCTACACGTCCGCCATCATGCGCTACGTCTTCGACCCGTACGTGGACGACGGCACCTGGCGCGACCTCTTCGACCTGGTGGTGGTGTCGGCGCGCAAGCCGGCCTTCTTCGAGCAGCGCAACGACATCTTCGAGATCGTGAGCGACGACGGCCTGCTGCGACCCGCGAACGGTGCGCTCACACCGGGGGGCGCGTACCTCGGCGGGAACGCCTCGCGCATCGAGGCCCACCTGGGGCTGTCCGGCTCGCAGATCCTGTACGTGGGCGACCACATCTTCAGCGACGTGGAGGTCAGCAAGACCCTGCAGCGCTGGCGCACCATGCTGGTGCTGCGTGAACTGGAAGGCGAGCTGGCCGCGCTCGGGACCTTCGCGGGTAGCGAGAGCGAGCTGGT is a window encoding:
- a CDS encoding tetratricopeptide repeat protein; this translates as MHDPDDDLPEASPAALDTPDARDAARWEACEEGVELLHEGEIDEAIAAFEEVALQDPQNPYAFHFLGAAHFEREAWDKALAGYLRALQLAPQYLGARVGAGQTLRMMGQPERAIRMGKQALALRRDDPDALFLLGLCYYQLGERKPAYGFLQRFLATSPEVEVRLEVEGLLNIIRGEVFPGDDDSDGDYGDPDDDN
- a CDS encoding amino acid deaminase/aldolase, with the protein product MSPFPAYAAALRNLRLPLAYVDLARFDQNAADLVQRVRAGTGRMLPIRPATKSIRCVTLMERLLARDGYAGLMCYSAAEAAWLSRALSRPTHLLVAYPTLEPADIRACLEACEGGADITLMVDDPAHVRLLGRLAEDYGQTLSVALDLDMSLRLPGLHFGVRRSPLHSPRAALELASLIAEHDALRLDGVMGYEAQVAGLQDAVPNQRAMNAAIRVLKRASNVDLQKRRADTVAALHQAGHTLRFVNGGGTGSLEATARDRSVSEVTAGSGLYSPTLFDNFSHFQHAPAAGFVLPVVRRPAPGFVTCHGGGYVASGSAGPEKLPVPMYPEGLRLLPTEGAGEVQTPLQLDAGVSLSPGDPVFFRHAKAGELCEHFNNLVLLERGQVVDEVPTYRGQGRSFL
- a CDS encoding HAD-IG family 5'-nucleotidase — its product is MVLELPPTPATRRIFVNRTLNLRSIEAIGFDMDYTLVHYRHEAWERAAYNHVRQRLLDMGWPVADLEFDPQKAQLGLVVDLEHGNVVKANRFGYVTRASHGTKRLEFSEQRKTYSRVLVDVSDHHRWYFLHTLFALSEACLFMQLVDLLDAGKLPRPMGYADLHRLVRRELDATHMEGTLKAEIIAAPERYIDVDPDLPLALMDLRAAGKKLLVITNSEWSYTSAIMRYVFDPYVDDGTWRDLFDLVVVSARKPAFFEQRNDIFEIVSDDGLLRPANGALTPGGAYLGGNASRIEAHLGLSGSQILYVGDHIFSDVEVSKTLQRWRTMLVLRELEGELAALGTFAGSESELVKLMSEKTALEYRYSSMRLALQRKTKGYGPQVAASPGEIRAEVQALREQLVALDQRIAPLARAAGELVNPHWGPLLRTGTTRSLLARQIEQSADVYTSRASNLLHVTPFEYLRSGGTSMPHDDD